Genomic segment of Benincasa hispida cultivar B227 chromosome 1, ASM972705v1, whole genome shotgun sequence:
AGTAAGTGTATAGAGCAACCAAGCTCAAGTCTACAAAACCCATAAGAGAACTCTAtgaatagagaagttctctctTGTGGGGTTcagaaattttaaatattaaagagcATAGAGAGAATTTTCTACTACCAGGAGACTACCTAACTCCTGAAGACTAAAAACAATCTTTGAAGTAAGTCTTAAATATACAAACATtattccaagacttcaacttcaagaatatCACGTGTTCCGCTTTCATACATGAAGCGTACGCATTCAATTGATAAAGAATAataggatcaagtactagagatcgaaccacatctaCATCAAATCTACATCAACACAAATTTAACTTCACAAAACACGTTTCTCCAAAAACTTTATGTGAacaatgttattttcaaaatttatactcGTAGAATTAGAAagcaattttataaaaacagaAACCAAACACATACTTGGTGAAGACAATGTATTTGAAAATCATAAACTATAATCTAGATCACCAAACAAACCCTCggttttctagttttaaaatcatacattttttttccaaaccaTTTTTGGGGTATATATTCATATGTCTTATAAACACAATTAAATtctgaaataaatttaaaataggaTTTTGAAActatattttaaattctatttgataaccatttgttttttttttcctcacaaTTTCGTTACAACAGTTTACatatttcctaatttttttttgaatcattagccaaattcaaaaactaaaaacatctctatatattttttttcacatatagtcctaatttttaattgtttttgcAAGTCCTTGAAATTTCATAGAGTTGTTCTAGTATAATTACTACACGAATGGAGATCAAACCTCACACATTAAAAGAGAGAGTACATGTCAATTACAACTTAACAAAGTTCACTTTAATAGTCTAATATTTCTTACTCAGTGGTGGTCtcctttgaatttttatttttatatatttttgttagcACACATGGTGGTAACTTTTCCATGTATTTTTAGGCGTATATCTATTCATTTTGTAGGAATCAAACATTCGAAATGAGAGACGCAATTCAAACACAAAACTCGACTTGAGATGACATGGTATAGGTGCCCATTGAAGTTTGTCGATGCATGgggaaagaagaaaacaaaccaaaatttgagttGAAAACACCATAGCATATAGAACCTCGTATTAGTACCATGGCACTTGTAGAAGTAGCACAGCCGCCATGGCTCTACAACTTTGGTAGCAaagtttcattttgattttcttataggatttcaagtttatttttccataaaaaaaagtTCTTTAATAATCATCTTCATTCAACTATATATAGGTAACCATTTCTTTTGAAGAGCTAGAATATTCATGGATAGAACCAACTTTCATTTCGATGTATTTATTTCACTTTTTACGATTGATTTTATCTTTAGTAATATGCCGAAATGAGTTGGGACTTCAAAGTTAGctttaaaactaactattagtaattgttcattaaaaaattatatatatatatatcaactaTCAAATGAAGTAAATTAgtatctaaaatttgaaaattttaagctAAAAATAAGATATAATTTTTGGTATATGATGTTGAATTTTTGTGATCAACAATGATTACTAACATAGACCCACTATCAAAATTTGCGTAATTTATTTTgttgataatttatattttaatataattatttaaaatattatatcatatatgctttcaacttaaatttaaacattcttTATCAAGTATAAGAGAAATGGGTGCAATTatctattataaaaaaaatggtggcATTGaacatgaaaatttaggaaataAAATTTGGTTGTACGAGGTATATGGCAAACATACAAAATCAACTGTAATTTATAAAGGGTAAATTTTTAGATgtgaaaaattttattaatagaaaaaatgtcaaactatttacagaaataacaaaaaaaaatctatcaatctctataaaaaaaattaaaattttattattttgtataaatagttttctatatttttctacTTTTGAAAATCTTCTTTCGAATCTTAAAACTTGTTCTAGTAACAAATCTCATAAATTTCTAGTTTGTCTAGGAGTAATTtgaaatagttattttttttttcatttttcaaaatcactccaaaactatttttaaccatttaaaattaattttaatagtataaaagttgaatttaaaagtgtaaaattaaaaattgaattgattttgagtgtttttttttaaaaaaaaaatgattttgaatatttaaaagaGTATTtctgattttaactattttaagcctcatttggtaaccatttagttttttttttatatatatttagtatTAAGCCCATAGACAttacttctacctccaaattctTTTTCTTAGTTATCTACTATTTATAtgtggtttaaaaaatcaagccaaaatttgaaaactaagatTCCGTTTGATaatctttgttttttgtttttgttatttaaaattaagcatatgaATACTATTTCCAcccccaaatttcttcttttgtaatctactttttaccaatggtttaaaaaaccaagccaaattttaaaaactaaaaacaagtagcttttaaaaagttgtttttgtttttggaatttggctaagaatttaatcattgtacaactattgtaataagtttagttttcaaaaacaaaaacaaaaactaaatgattaccaACTGAGGcctaaaaaattaacttttaaaaagttgtttttgttttttaaatttgactaagaattcaactattgtaattgataaaaatacaaatcattgtaagaaatgttgaggaaataaacttaattttcaaaaaaaaaaaaaaaagaaatgattaccaaagaaattttaactatatgaactattttaaaatcacttctaaATATACACTTCAAAAAGTGTTAGAAAAAAGCAATTCTAACAAATTCATACATAATCAACCTTACCAACATCAACTACATCTATTAATTCTCATCACTAATAAATTATGAAAAGAAAACGATCATTTCACCAAATTAACGATGCATCCATAAATCAAAATCGCATTTGCTTTTTGCAATCACTTAATTAAATCaacaatgataaaaaaaaaaaacaaagagattATGGGTTCGTCCCTTATCTAGAATTCAATATATTATCCTATTAGATTAGCCCATAAACTGGCTCGAACACtcacaaatattaaaaaaaaaaaaaaaaaaaaatctaagcaAATAATATCTCGTTCGTCTCATAACCAAACCACATACACAAAAGagaccaaattaatttcatCACTTAACCCCTGAAATCAACTTGATCCACAGAATTATCTAACATGATCATTGAAAACAAGCCATAAATTTACACCCAACACACATCAGAATtccaccaaacaaaacaaaagagaaGAACATAGAGACTTATAAGAATTAATATAAGAGAGTATCATAATTGATATCATAAAAAAGGCATTAGAAATAGGAAATTTCTTACAAATCATACACTTGTTTTCCAGTGAACTTGACCTCAATAGGGCTAACATTCTTCCCAATGGACCTGAAGTTCTGACCAACTCCTTCCCTTCCTGGATTCACCTTCTCTGGATAAACCCCATCTTTAGGATGCAAATACTGAACTTCCCCATTAGGAAAAACCCTATAAAATTGATACTTAATCTTGTACTTGGATCTCAGCCTTGTCCCCAAAGCCAAACACTGCTCTTTCCTTGCCAATTTCAGCAGATTTGGCCCTTCTCGCATGATCGCCGCGCCACCGGTCGGCATCTCGAAGATTTGCTCCTTGGGGGACTCCCATGTGATCACATAGAATTCCTCCACCTGGGCCTTCCGGAGCAGCCCCCCGGTGCTACCGGCGAAGATTGGGGAAGGGGTGCTTGGGTCGAGCTCCGGTGGGGAGAATCCGGCAGGGGCCTCGACGGCAGCCTCAGCTTCGGCAGAGACCTTGAGTGAGCGGGAAGAGGAGGCGGGCTTGAGATGGGGCTTGGAGTTGATGAAGGAGAGAGTTGGGGATTGCTTCCATGGAACGGTAATGGCGGTGGATTTGGGGGTGGAGAGAGATGGGGTGAAGAGGGTTGCTTGAGCGGCCATGGCCATGGGATTGGAGCAGAGGAAGAGGATTGAAAATGGTGGATTGAGAATGGAGGATGAAGAAAGAATAATAAGAAGATTTGAATTTGGGGATTTTGTGTTTTGTGTGGGTGATGGAAATTTGGGGAGTGGATAAGATGATCTTTGGTTGGCCAATTAGAATCAGTGTTTTTGATATGGAGACCTCACCCGCACCTTTTATTTCATCCTCAATTTATTCCAActcatttttgtaaaattggataaaatattgctatttttattttaaattggaaacaagaaaaaataatttttaaataaaaaagaacttATTTCCTACTCATGCTATTAGAGTCCAATTGAACTCTAATATTAACTAGATAAAGGAAAGATTCATACTATGTAAATATGGACAATAAATAGAAGATTCATAGTATGGAAATGTGGATAATTATTTCCAATGACCCAACATCATTTGGATGAAACTAAAAACAAAGTCATGAGGTTATGTTAAAAGTGGATGTCACACCCCTCCCAAATTACCCACCTAATCTAGAAAGAGGTGTGAAGATGTTAAACATCACCTCCCCTGATGACATTTAGCATCCAACTAACCAACTCAA
This window contains:
- the LOC120068454 gene encoding photosystem I reaction center subunit II, chloroplastic, coding for MAMAAQATLFTPSLSTPKSTAITVPWKQSPTLSFINSKPHLKPASSSRSLKVSAEAEAAVEAPAGFSPPELDPSTPSPIFAGSTGGLLRKAQVEEFYVITWESPKEQIFEMPTGGAAIMREGPNLLKLARKEQCLALGTRLRSKYKIKYQFYRVFPNGEVQYLHPKDGVYPEKVNPGREGVGQNFRSIGKNVSPIEVKFTGKQVYDL